One genomic window of Arvicola amphibius chromosome 4, mArvAmp1.2, whole genome shotgun sequence includes the following:
- the LOC119812298 gene encoding 40-kDa huntingtin-associated protein-like, protein MAAGSASSLGGGAWPGSEAGDFLARYRQVSHKLKKRFLRKPNVAEAGEQFAQLARELRAQECLPYAAWCQLAVARCHQALFHGPGETLALTEAARLFLRQECDARQRLGCPDACGEPLQAAASALGAAVRLHLELGQPAAAAGLCLELAAALRALGQPAAAAGHFQRAAQLHLPLMPLAALQALGDAASCQLLARDYSGALALFTRMQRLAQEHGGHPLQHPEPPGPQPPASGPQPRPGSAPTLPLPLLPDQAPGSAAPSPRTLGAFADILVRCEVSRVLLLLLLQPPPAKLLPEHAQTLEKYSWEAFDSHGQDSSGHLPEELFLLLQSLVMAAHEKDIEGIKKLQVEMWPLLTAEQNHLLHLVLQEAVSPSGQGV, encoded by the coding sequence CCGGCGACTTCTTGGCCCGCTATCGGCAGGTGTCCCACAAGCTCAAGAAGCGATTCCTGCGGAAGCCGAACGTCGCCGAGGCCGGGGAGCAGTTCGCGCAGCTGGCCCGTGAGCTGCGCGCCCAGGAGTGCCTGCCCTACGCCGCTTGGTGCCAGCTGGCCGTGGCGCGCTGCCATCAGGCGCTCTTCCACGGGCCCGGGGAGACGCTGGCCCTCACCGAGGCCGCCCGACTCTTCCTGCGGCAGGAGTGCGACGCCCGCCAGCGCCTCGGCTGTCCGGACGCCTGTGGCGAGCCTCTGCAGGCGGCCGCCAGCGCCCTGGGCGCCGCCGTGCGCCTTCACCTCGAGCTGGGCcagcccgccgccgccgccggtcTGTGCCTCGAGCTGGCTGCCGCCCTTCGCGCCCTGGGCCAGCCGGCCGCCGCCGCCGGTCACTTTCAGCGCGCTGCCCAGCTGCACCTGCCCCTGATGCCGCTAGCCGCGCTGCAGGCGCTCGGCGACGCCGCCTCCTGCCAGCTGCTGGCGCGCGACTACTCCGGCGCCCTGGCGCTCTTTACACGCATGCAACGTCTGGCACAGGAGCACGGCGGCCACCCGCTGCAGCACCCCGAGCCTCCTGGGCCCCAACCGCCCGCGTCGGGACCCCAGCCGAGACCTGGCTCGGCCCCGACTCTGCCCCTCCCGCTGCTCCCGGACCAAGCCCCAGGCTCTGCTGCGCCCTCTCCACGCACACTGGGTGCCTTCGCAGACATCCTTGTCAGGTGCGAGGTGTCCCgcgtgctgctgctgctgctcctgcaacCACCGCCTGCCAAGCTGCTGCCCGAGCATGCCCAGACCCTGGAGAAGTACTCCTGGGAGGCTTTTGACAGCCACGGCCAGGATAGCAGCGGCCACCTTCCCGAGGAACTGTTTCTGCTATTGCAGTCCCTGGTCATGGCTGCCCACGAAAAGGACATAGAAGGCATCAAGAAGCTGCAGGTGGAGATGTGGCCGCTGCTGACCGCTGAGCAGAACCACCTTCTTCACCTTGTTCTGCAGGAAGCCGTCTCTCCCTCGGGCCAGGGGGTCTGA